The DNA region CACCTGGAGGCGGCGGAAGGGCGGCGGGCGGCCGTGCGGCCGCGCACGCAGGGCTGCGAGGAGTGCCTCGCGTCCGGCGACCGCTGGGTCCAGCTCCGGCTCTGCCTCACCTGTGGCCACGTCGGCTGCTGCGACAGCTCGCCGAACCGGCACGCCACGCGGCACTTCCACGAGACCGAACACCCGGTGGTGCGCTCGTTCGAGCCGGGGGCGGACTGGGCCTGGTGCTACGTTGACGAGGAGATGGCCCAC from Anaeromyxobacter dehalogenans 2CP-C includes:
- a CDS encoding ubiquitin carboxyl-terminal hydrolase 14; its protein translation is MCEHLEAAEGRRAAVRPRTQGCEECLASGDRWVQLRLCLTCGHVGCCDSSPNRHATRHFHETEHPVVRSFEPGADWAWCYVDEEMAHGVRAFPAESPGGHP